catgggcagggccacctcgaTGACGTGCGGCATCTCCGTGTAGCGAGCCCCCGACTCCGCCAGCCCCCCGATGGTCCCCATCAGCCCCTCCAGCTCCGGGATGTCCGGGCACAGCTCCTCCACCCGGCCCGGCAGGCCCAGGACTGCGGGCAGCGgcgggaggggagaggggagagggagagagggaatggagggaagagagggaatggaggggggagagggaatggagaggagagagggaatggaggggggagagggaatggaggggggagagggaatggaggggggagagggaatggaggggggagagggaatggaggggggagagggaatggagggagggatggggggagggagggagggatggggggagggagggaggggagaaggggagaaagagggagagaagagatggagggggcagaggggatggagggagagaagggagggagagggaggggacgGAGGAAGAGGCGAGAGGCAGTagaggggatggagggagagaggggagggagagaggggagggagagaggggagggagggagagaggggagggagggaggaagagaggggagggagggaggaagagaggggagggagggaggaagagaggggagggagggaggggagggagagaggggagggagagaggggagggagagaggggagggagagagggaggaaaaggtgaGAGAGGGTagaggggatggagggagagagggtagaggggatggagggagagaggggaaggagggaggggagggaggaagaggtgagagggagagaggggagggagagaggggagggagagaggggagggagagagggagagggagggagaagggagggagagagggagaagggagggagaagggagagagagagggagggagagagggagggagagagagagagggagggagagagggagagggagggagaagggagggagagagggagggaggaagggagagggagggagaagggagggagagagggagagggagggagaagggagggagagagggagagggagggagaagggagggagaagggagggagaagggagggagaagggagggagaagggagggagaagggagggagaagggagggagaagggagggagaagggagggagagaggggagggaggaagagagggggagagagagagggagggggagggagaagggagtgaGGAAGAGGTGAGAAGGGGtagaggagatggaggaagaggagggagggagagagggaggggaggaaggagggagggagggaaaagaaagaaggcaggGAGTGGGTAGAGGAgatggagggagagaagggagggagggagagggaggggaggaagggagggaggaggaaggaggaaggagggaggaagaggtgagaggggggagaggggatggaaggagagaagggagagaggatggagggagagagaggagaggagagagaagggagagaggggagggagggcatggaaaggggcagaggggagagaagggagagcagggagagggcataGAGGGCACAGGatggggggtgaggaggagacCCCCACGAGGAGACCCCCAGTGGCCCAGGGAGGACCCCGGAAGCCCTGGGGCGGGGCACAGGGTGGGGTGAGCACctttgggagggggggaggggtgggggagagtgGGGGGGAGACTCACTGGCACGCTCCCGGGGGGACTTGGTGCTGTAGACCGAGCAGGGGTTGAAGTGGTTGAGCTGCGGCTCCAGGAAGGCCACAGGCATGGCGGCCGCCAGCCGCGCCAGGCACTCCCCCAGCGCCGGCCGCTGCCTGCGGGCACAGCCACGGCCACCAGGGGTCACCAGAGAGCCCCTCcgaggggcagggggcggggaaagggggaggggggggacagGGGGCGGGGTTAGGGTTAGACACTCCCCCAGCGCCGGCCGCTGCCTGCGGGCACAGCCACGGCCGCCAGGGGTCACCAGAGAGCCCCCCcgaggggcagggggcggggaaagggggagggggggacaggGGGCGGGGTTAGGGTTAGACACTCCCCCAGCGCCGGCCGCTGCCTGCGGGCACAGCCACGGCCGCCAGGGGTCACCAGAGAGCCCCTccgaggggcagggggcagggaaaggggaagggggcgGGGCAAATGGGGAAGGGGGCGGGGCAAAGGGGAAGGGGGCGGGGCAAAGGGGAAGGGGGCGGAACCCCGGGGAAACACCCCAAAACGCCTCCTGGAGAGCCTAAAAGACCTCAGGGGGAGCCCAAAAGACCTCCTGGAGACCCTAAAAGACCTTCTGGAGACCCCAAAAGACCTCAAGGAGAGCCCCAAAGACCTCCTGGAGACCCTAAAAGACCTCCTGGAGACCCCAAAAGACCTCAAGGAGAGCCCCAAAGACCTCCTGGAGACCCTAAAAGACCTCCTGGAGACCCCAAAAGACCTCAAGGAGAGCCCCAAAGACCTCCTGGAGACCCTAAAAGACCTTCTGGAGACCCCAAAAGACCTCAAGGAGAGCCCCAAAGACCTCCTGGAGACCCTAAAAGACCTTCTGGAGACCCCAAAAGACCTCAAGGAGAGCCCCAAAGACCTCCTGGAGACCCTAAAAGACCTCCTGGAGAGCCCCAAAGACCTCCTGGAGACCCCAAAAGACCTCCTGGAGACCCCAAAAGACCTCCTGGAGACCCCAAAAGACCTCCTGGAGACCCCAAAAGGCCTCCTGGAGAGCCCCAAACACCTCCTAGAACCTCTTGGTTCCTCCTGGAGCCCCAAGGTGTCCTCCCCTCCTTGTGTCCCCCCCCCGGTGTTGTCCCCCCCTGGCCACCAACCTCTCCACGTAGGGGTTgcgagtggtgcccagggagtaGATGCTGCAGAGGATTCGGTAGCAGGAGACCTGCACATCGTCCACTGGGGGGCGACAAGGGGACGGTTGGTGGCCCCAAAGTATCCCCAAGGAGTCCTCAAAGTATCCCCAAGGTGGCTCCGAAGTATCCCCAAGGAGTCCTCAAAGTATCCCCAAGGTGGCTCCAAAGTATCCCCAAGGTGGCTCCAAAGTATCCCCAAGGTGGCCCCAAAGTATCCCCAAGGAGTCCTCAAAGTATCCCCAAGGTGGCTCCAAAGTGTCCCCAAGGAGTCCTCAAAGTATCCCCAAGGTGGCCCCAAAGTGTCCCCAAGGAGTCCTCAAAGTATCCCCAAGGTGGCCCCAAAGTATCCCCAAGGAGTCCTCAAAGTATCCCCAAGGTGGCCCCAAAGTATCCCCAAGGAGTCCTCAAAGTATCCCCAAGGTGGCCCCAAAGTATCCCCAAGGAGTCCTCAAAGTATCCCCAAGGTGGCTCCAAAGTATCCCCAAGGAGTCCTCAAGGTATCCCCAAGGTGGCTCCAAAGTATCCCCAAGGAGTCCTCAAAGTGTCCCCAAGGTGGCCCCCAAAGAGTCCTCAAAGTGTCCCCAAAGAGTCCTCAAAGTGTCCCCAAGGTGGCCCCAAAGtgtccccaccctctccccaccttatccccaccctctccccaccctctccccaccttatccccaccctctcccccaccctctccccaccttatccccaccctctcccccaccctctccccaacttatccccaccctctccccaccctctccccaccctctccccatcctcctcccaccttctccccatcctctccccaccctctccccacttTATCCCTACTCTCTCTCCCtattctctccccaccctctccccaccctctccccaccctctccccaacttatccccaccctctccccaccctctccccaacttatccccaccctctccccaccttatCCCCACCCTctctcccaccctctccccaacttacccccaccctctccccaccctctccccaccttatccccaccctctccccaccttatccccaccctctccccaccctctccccaccttatccccaccctctccccaacttatccccaccctctcccccaccttatccccaccctctcccccaccctctccccaccttatccccaccctctcccccaccctctccccaccttatccccaccctctcccccaccctctccccaccttatccccaccctctcccccaccctctccccaacttatccccaccctctcccccaccttatccccaccctctcccccaccctctccccaccttatccccaccctctcccccaccctctccccaccttatccccaccctctccccaacttatccccaccctctccccaccttatCCCCAACttatccccaccctctccccaccctctccccaccttatccccaccctctcccccaccctctccccaacttatccccaccctctcccccaccctctccccaacttatccccaccctctccccaccctctccccaacttatccccaccctctccccaccttatccccaccctctcccccaccctctccccaacttacccccaccctctcccccaccctctccccactttatccccaccctctcccccaccctctcccctcccGCTCACGGATGACGTCGTCGCCGAAGCCGTGCTGGGCCAGGTGCTCGAAGAGGGAGGTGAGGacgggcagcagggccagggtggTGTAGTTGATGTTCTGGGCCACTCCTTTCAcctgggtcctgctctgggtcaccttccccagcttcaggTTCTCCACCATCTTCTCGATGTCCTCCGAGGCGCTCTCGAAGAAGGACCTCAGCCCGGCCTTGACGATCTCTGGCCCGGACTTCATCACGGTCCTGAGGGGCACAGCGGGGcaggggacatggggacagggctaccaggcaggggacagggctaccaggcaggggacagggccaCCAGGCATGGGACATGGGGACAGGGGACAAGGACCTCAGCCCGGCCTTGACGATCTCTGGCCCGGACTTCATCACGGTCCTGAGGGGCACAGTGGGGcaggggacatggggacagggctaccaggcaggggacagggctaccaggcaggggacagggccaccaggcaggggacagggccaccaggcaggggacagggctaCCAGGTATGGGACAGGGCCACCAGGTATGGGACATGGCCACCAGACATGGGATATGGCCAGCAGGTATGGGACAAGGACCTCAGCCCAGTGGTGACCCCAGGGGTGGTGACCCCGGGGTGGTGTCCCCAGGGTTGGTGATGACCCCAGGGGTGGTGTCCCCAGGGTTGGTGACCCCAGGGGTGGTGACCCCAGGGGTGGTGACCCCAGGGCCCCAGGGTCCCACCTGGCATCCAGGGAGCGAGCCAGGATGTGCAGGCAGTTGACCACTGCTGGGGCATCGGtgcctggaggagggaagagagagaggggagttggggggggagggggaggacagggccacagcaaggggGAGGGTCAGATGCCACCAAGGCCACCAAGGCCACCAAGGCCACCCCTGTGGGCTGTCCCCTTACCGAAGAGGGAGACGCGGTGGCGGaccagggctgccagcttgcagaagaggctgagggggagagagggacaaggagagggtcaaggagggggacaaggagagggacaaggagagggacaaggagggggaaCAAGGAGAGGGACCAAGGAGAGGGACcaaggagggggacaaagagggggacaaagagggggacaaagagggggacaaagagggggacaaggagggggacaaggagggggaaCAAGGAGAGGGACAAAGAGAGGGAACAAGGagagggacaaggagggggacaaggagggggacaaggagggggacaaagagggGGACAAAGAGGGGGAACAAAGAGAGGGGGAACAAAGAGAGGGGGAACAAAGAGAGGGGGAACAAAGAGAGGGGGAACAAAGAGAGGGGGAACAAAGAGAGGGGGAACAAAGAGAGGGGGGACAAAGAGAggggggacaaggagggggaaCAAGGAGAGGGAACAAGGAGAGGGAACAAGGAGAGGGAACAAGGAGAGGGAACAAGGAGAGGGGACAAGGAGAGGGGACAAAGAGGGGGACAAAGAGGGGGACAAagagggggacaaggagggggacaaagagagggacaaggagagggacaaggagagggacaaggagagggacaaggagggggacaaggagggggacaaggagagggaacaaggagagggacaaggagagggacaaggagggggacaaggagggggacaaggagggggacaaggagggggacaaggagggggacaaggagAGGGTCAAGGAGAGGGACAAGGAG
The genomic region above belongs to Dryobates pubescens isolate bDryPub1 unplaced genomic scaffold, bDryPub1.pri scaffold_137_arrow_ctg1, whole genome shotgun sequence and contains:
- the LOC128899682 gene encoding ryanodine receptor 1-like, which gives rise to MELDTSSIEKRFAYGFLQQLLKWMDISQEFIAHLDPLEALEIPLETPLKPLRSTLKPLEPLKIPPEPPLNPLEVPLGPPADPPCPPAEAVVSSGRVEKSPHEQEIKFFAKILLPLINQYFHNHCLYFLSTPAKVLGSGGHASNKEKEMITSLFCKLAALVRHRVSLFGTDAPAVVNCLHILARSLDARTVMKSGPEIVKAGLRSFFESASEDIEKMVENLKLGKVTQSRTQVKGVAQNINYTTLALLPVLTSLFEHLAQHGFGDDVILDDVQVSCYRILCSIYSLGTTRNPYVERQRPALGECLARLAAAMPVAFLEPQLNHFNPCSVYSTKSPRERAILGLPGRVEELCPDIPELEGLMGTIGGLAESGARYTEMPHVIE